From a region of the Cucumis sativus cultivar 9930 chromosome 6, Cucumber_9930_V3, whole genome shotgun sequence genome:
- the LOC101203177 gene encoding phosphatidylinositol 4-kinase beta 1 isoform X1 codes for MVRFLGLARGDSYESPREIASRATTTSESGESGWLIRFFDSAFFCEWIAVSYLYKHEHSGVRDYLCNRMYTLPLSGLESYLFQICYMMVHKPSPSLDKFVIDMCSKSLHIAMKVHWLLAAELDDSDDTDGISRIQEKCQIAATLMGEWPPLVRPQGESTSLGSKNQVLNKLFSSKQQLFSLVSSPPDRRSMSFSPSSGNNWHEDAGQLSPDENNIFKKFIPSPKVRDAFLFRKSVDKDGDETEKDGFFKRFLRDSRNDDDSGSKIRDTLLFRKSSEKDDDDSERESFFKRLLRDSRGEDEDVTSSSEGFFKRLFRDSKNESLDKIASKPGSREDDEKEGFFRKLFKDKSEDKRDANDRNEDDTNSEEKCSKSREDDEKEGFFRKLFKDKFDDKNDIIEKVEEANGNGEEEEHSDFSLFRRLFRVHPEEAKSMELSENNNIDSLPESSRGTENFFRKLFRDRERSIEDSELFGMKKHNEKHPGSPRQRNEKSNVKPPLPNSTASQFRKGAYHESLDFVHSLCETSYGLVDVFPIEDRKSALRESLAEINLKVAEAQNNGGVSFPMGRGMYRVVHIPEDEAVLLNSREKAPYLICVEVLKSEVPNNMKDPSSAQKLSRGGIPLANGDALLPKPPPWAYPLWTTQEAYRNSTDRMSSSTAQAIDQAMSHKSDAKVKFVSLKLSVEKQLQNESKNTEITDSDPGEIVSSQHGTTDVVHGSGAARGSDLEWVRVVLTADPGIRMQDIEVQGAPRRREHRRVPSTVAIEEVKAAAAKGEAPPGLPLKGAGQDSSDAQPRANGSTPKASDALSGELWSVKKERIRKASEFGKLSGWDLRSVIVKSGDDCRQEHLAVQLISHFYDIFQEAGLPLWLRPYEVLVTSSYTALIETIPDTASLHSIKSRYPGITSLREFFVAKYEENSPSFKLAQRNFVESMAGYSLVCYLLQVKDRHNGNLLLDEEGHIIHIDFGFMLSNSPGGVNFESAPFKLTRELLEVMDSDAEGVPSEFFDYFKVLCIQGFLTCRKHAERVILLVEMLQDSGFPCFKGGPRTIQNLRKRFHLSLTEEVLFNLLVLASPTGYCIDRMLTTKLFLTQQCVSLVLSLISSSLDAWRTRQYDYYQRVLNGIL; via the exons ATGGTGAGGTTTCTGGGACTCGCTCGTGGTGACTCTTATGAGTCACCACGAGAGATCGCCTCCAGGGCCACAACGACGAGCGAGAGTGGTGAGAGTGGTTGGCTTATTCGGTTCTTTGACTCGGCTTTTTTCTGTGAGTGGATTGCTGTTAGCTATCTCTACAAGCATGAACACTCGGGGGTTCGTGATTATCTCTGTAATAGAATGTATACGCTGCCTCTATCAGGTTTGGAGAGTTACTTGTTTCAGATATGCTACATGATGGTGCATAAGCCTAGTCCGTCGTTggataaatttgtaattgataTGTGCTCGAAGTCACTTCATATAGCTATGAAGGTGCATTGGCTTTTAGCTGCTGAGCTTGATGACTCTGATGATACTGATGGGATAAGTAGGATTCAGGAGAAGTGTCAGATTGCAGCGACATTGATGGGTGAATGGCCACCTCTTGTCCGACCTCAAGGAGAATCAACGAGCCTGGGAAGCAAGAACCAGGTTTTgaataaactattttcatcAAAACAGCAGTTGTTTTCTCTTGTGTCTTCTCCACCTGACCGAAGGTCCATGTCATTCTCGCCTTCTTCAGGGAACAATTGGCATGAAGATGCTGGTCAATTGTCGCCTGATGAGAACAATATCTTTAAGAAATTTATCCCAAGCCCAAAAGTTAGAGATGCATTTCTGTTTAGGAAGTCAGTAGATAAAGATGGTGATGAAACTGAGAAGGATGGGTTCTTCAAGAGGTTCTTAAGGGACAGTAGAAATGATGATGATTCAGGTTCTAAGATTCGAGATACTCTTCTCTTCAGGAAGTCATCAGAAAAAGATGACGATGATTCTGAAAGAGAAAGTTTTTTTAAGAGGCTTCTGAGGGACAGTAGAGGAGAAGATGAGGATGTGACTTCAAGTTCAGAGGGATTTTTCAAAAGGTTATTTCGTGATAGCAAGAATGAATCTTTGGATAAAATAGCTTCCAAGCCTGGGTCCAGGGAGGATGATGAAAAGGAAGGTTTTTTTCGAAAACTTTTCAAGGATAAGTCTGAAGATAAGCGAGATGCAAATGACAGGAATGAAGATGATACAAACTCTGAAGAAAAATGTTCTAAATCCAGGGAAGATGATGAAAAGGAAGGATTTTTTCGCAAGCTTTTCAAGGACAAATTCGATGATAAAAATGATATCATTGAAAAGGTTGAAGAGGCCAATGGGAAcggggaggaagaagaacaTTCAGATTTCTCATTGTTTCGCAGACTTTTTCGTGTGCATCCGGAGGAGGCAAAGAGTATGGAATTGAGTGAAAACAATAACATAGATAGCTTGCCCGAAAGTAGTCGAGGTACGGAAAATTTTTTCCGTAAGTTGTTTCGAGATCGCGAGCGTTCCATTGAAGACTCAGAGCTTTTTGGAATGAAGAAGCACAATGAG AAGCATCCGGGTTCCCCGAGGCAGCGAAATGAGAAGTCAAATGTTAAGCCTCCACTTCCAAATAGCACTGCATCTCAATTCAGAAAAGGAGCTTATCATGAGTCGTTGGACTTTGTTCACTCTTTATGTGAGACATCATATGGTTTAGTGGATGTATTTCCAATTGAAGATCGCAAAAGTGCACTTCGAGAg TCTCTTGCagagataaatttaaaagtagcTGAGGCTCAAAATAATGGAG GCGTTTCATTTCCTATGGGAAGGGGGATGTATCGTGTTGTCCATATTCCTGAGGACGAAGCCGTGCTTCTCAACTCTAGGGAAAAAGCACCTTACCTAATATGTGTTGAAGTACTGAAAAGTGAAGTTCCAAA CAACATGAAGGATCCATCCAGTGCTCAGAAGTTATCTAGAGGAGGAATTCCTTTAGCAAATGGAGATGCATTGTTACCGAAGCCACCTCCCTGGGCATATCCCTTGTGGACAACTCAGGAGGCCTACCGGAATAGTACTGATCGAATGTCCAGTTCTACTGCTCAAGCAATTGATCAGGCAATGTCACATAAGTCAGATGCAAAAGTGAAATTTGTAAGTTTGAAACTTTCTGTGGAGAAGCAACTGCAGAATGAGTCAAAGAACACTGAAATAACTGATTCAGACCCCGGTGAAATTGTATCAAGTCAACATGGTACAACAGATGTTGTTCATGGTTCAGGAGCAGCTCGAGGCAGTGACTTGGAGTGGGTGAGAGTTGTGCTCACAGCTGATCCTGGAATTAGAATGCAAGACATTGAGGTTCAGGGAGCACCACGTCGGAGGGAACACCGCCGGGTCCCAAGTACAGTAGCAATAGAAGAAGTAAAG GCTGCTGCAGCAAAAGGCGAGGCACCTCCTGGACTTCCTCTAAAAGGGGCTGGTCAAGATTCATCAGATGCACAGCCAAGG GCAAATGGTAGCACACCCAAGGCCAGTGATGCCTTATCTGGAGAACTTTGGTCAgttaagaaagaaaggataCGTAAAGCTTCAGAATTTGGAAAGTTATCTGGTTGGGACTTGCGTTCT GTCATTGTGAAGAGTGGAGATGATTGCAGACAGGAGCATCTAGCTGTGCAACTTATTTCACACTTCTATG ATATATTTCAAGAAGCTGGTCTTCCTCTCTGGTTACGACCCTATGAAGTACTAGTTACTTCTTCTTACACTGCTCTTATTGAGACAATTCCAGATACG GCTTCACTTCATTCTATCAAAAGTAGATATCCTGGCATCACTAGTTTGCGTGAGTTCTTTGTTGctaaatatgaagaaaactCCCCAAGTTTTAAACTTGCCCAG AGAAATTTCGTGGAAAGTATGGCTGGCTATTCCCTCGTCTGCTACCTTCTGCAg GTGAAAGATCGGCACAATGGAAATCTGCTATTGGATGAGGAGGGTCATATAATACATATTGACTTTGGCTTCATGCTCTCTAACTCACCTGGCGGGGTAAATTTTGAGAGTGCTCCTTTTAAATTAACCCGAGAGCTCCTGGAG GTCATGGATTCTGATGCTGAAGGAGTTCCAAGCGAGttttttgattattttaaa GTTTTATGCATTCAAGGATTTCTCACCTGCCGTAAACATGCAGAACGTGTTATTCTTCTCGTTGAGATGTTGCAG GACTCTGGATTTCCCTGCTTCAAAGGTGGCCCACGAACAATTCAAAATCTTAGAAAACGATTTCACCTCAGTTTGACTGAAGAGGttctatttaatttacttGTGCTCGCAAGTCCTACTGGATATTGCATTGATAGAATGCTAACTACAAAACTTTTTCTCACGCAGCAATGTGTGTCCTTAGTGCTGTCACTAATCAGTAGCAGCTTAGATGCGTGGCGTACCCGGCAGTACGATTATTATCAGAGAGTTTTGAATGGAATATTATGA
- the LOC101203177 gene encoding phosphatidylinositol 4-kinase beta 1 isoform X2, protein MVRFLGLARGDSYESPREIASRATTTSESGESGWLIRFFDSAFFCEWIAVSYLYKHEHSGVRDYLCNRMYTLPLSGLESYLFQICYMMVHKPSPSLDKFVIDMCSKSLHIAMKVHWLLAAELDDSDDTDGISRIQEKCQIAATLMGEWPPLVRPQGESTSLGSKNQVLNKLFSSKQQLFSLVSSPPDRRSMSFSPSSGNNWHEDAGQLSPDENNIFKKFIPSPKVRDAFLFRKSVDKDGDETEKDGFFKRFLRDSRNDDDSGSKIRDTLLFRKSSEKDDDDSERESFFKRLLRDSRGEDEDVTSSSEGFFKRLFRDSKNESLDKIASKPGSREDDEKEGFFRKLFKDKSEDKRDANDRNEDDTNSEEKCSKSREDDEKEGFFRKLFKDKFDDKNDIIEKVEEANGNGEEEEHSDFSLFRRLFRVHPEEAKSMELSENNNIDSLPESSRGTENFFRKLFRDRERSIEDSELFGMKKHNEKHPGSPRQRNEKSNVKPPLPNSTASQFRKGAYHESLDFVHSLCETSYGLVDVFPIEDRKSALRESLAEINLKVAEAQNNGGVSFPMGRGMYRVVHIPEDEAVLLNSREKAPYLICVEVLKSEVPNNMKDPSSAQKLSRGGIPLANGDALLPKPPPWAYPLWTTQEAYRNSTDRMSSSTAQAIDQAMSHKSDAKVKFVSLKLSVEKQLQNESKNTEITDSDPGEIVSSQHGTTDVVHGSGAARGSDLEWVRVVLTADPGIRMQDIEVQGAPRRREHRRVPSTVAIEEVKAAAAKGEAPPGLPLKGAGQDSSDAQPRANGSTPKASDALSGELWSVKKERIRKASEFGKLSGWDLRSVIVKSGDDCRQEHLAVQLISHFYDIFQEAGLPLWLRPYEVLVTSSYTALIETIPDTASLHSIKSRYPGITSLREFFVAKYEENSPSFKLAQRNFVESMAGYSLVCYLLQVKDRHNGNLLLDEEGHIIHIDFGFMLSNSPGGVNFESAPFKLTRELLEVMDSDAEGVPSEFFDYFKVLCIQGFLTCRKHAERVILLVEMLQDSGFPCFKGGPRTIQNLRKRFHLSLTEEQCVSLVLSLISSSLDAWRTRQYDYYQRVLNGIL, encoded by the exons ATGGTGAGGTTTCTGGGACTCGCTCGTGGTGACTCTTATGAGTCACCACGAGAGATCGCCTCCAGGGCCACAACGACGAGCGAGAGTGGTGAGAGTGGTTGGCTTATTCGGTTCTTTGACTCGGCTTTTTTCTGTGAGTGGATTGCTGTTAGCTATCTCTACAAGCATGAACACTCGGGGGTTCGTGATTATCTCTGTAATAGAATGTATACGCTGCCTCTATCAGGTTTGGAGAGTTACTTGTTTCAGATATGCTACATGATGGTGCATAAGCCTAGTCCGTCGTTggataaatttgtaattgataTGTGCTCGAAGTCACTTCATATAGCTATGAAGGTGCATTGGCTTTTAGCTGCTGAGCTTGATGACTCTGATGATACTGATGGGATAAGTAGGATTCAGGAGAAGTGTCAGATTGCAGCGACATTGATGGGTGAATGGCCACCTCTTGTCCGACCTCAAGGAGAATCAACGAGCCTGGGAAGCAAGAACCAGGTTTTgaataaactattttcatcAAAACAGCAGTTGTTTTCTCTTGTGTCTTCTCCACCTGACCGAAGGTCCATGTCATTCTCGCCTTCTTCAGGGAACAATTGGCATGAAGATGCTGGTCAATTGTCGCCTGATGAGAACAATATCTTTAAGAAATTTATCCCAAGCCCAAAAGTTAGAGATGCATTTCTGTTTAGGAAGTCAGTAGATAAAGATGGTGATGAAACTGAGAAGGATGGGTTCTTCAAGAGGTTCTTAAGGGACAGTAGAAATGATGATGATTCAGGTTCTAAGATTCGAGATACTCTTCTCTTCAGGAAGTCATCAGAAAAAGATGACGATGATTCTGAAAGAGAAAGTTTTTTTAAGAGGCTTCTGAGGGACAGTAGAGGAGAAGATGAGGATGTGACTTCAAGTTCAGAGGGATTTTTCAAAAGGTTATTTCGTGATAGCAAGAATGAATCTTTGGATAAAATAGCTTCCAAGCCTGGGTCCAGGGAGGATGATGAAAAGGAAGGTTTTTTTCGAAAACTTTTCAAGGATAAGTCTGAAGATAAGCGAGATGCAAATGACAGGAATGAAGATGATACAAACTCTGAAGAAAAATGTTCTAAATCCAGGGAAGATGATGAAAAGGAAGGATTTTTTCGCAAGCTTTTCAAGGACAAATTCGATGATAAAAATGATATCATTGAAAAGGTTGAAGAGGCCAATGGGAAcggggaggaagaagaacaTTCAGATTTCTCATTGTTTCGCAGACTTTTTCGTGTGCATCCGGAGGAGGCAAAGAGTATGGAATTGAGTGAAAACAATAACATAGATAGCTTGCCCGAAAGTAGTCGAGGTACGGAAAATTTTTTCCGTAAGTTGTTTCGAGATCGCGAGCGTTCCATTGAAGACTCAGAGCTTTTTGGAATGAAGAAGCACAATGAG AAGCATCCGGGTTCCCCGAGGCAGCGAAATGAGAAGTCAAATGTTAAGCCTCCACTTCCAAATAGCACTGCATCTCAATTCAGAAAAGGAGCTTATCATGAGTCGTTGGACTTTGTTCACTCTTTATGTGAGACATCATATGGTTTAGTGGATGTATTTCCAATTGAAGATCGCAAAAGTGCACTTCGAGAg TCTCTTGCagagataaatttaaaagtagcTGAGGCTCAAAATAATGGAG GCGTTTCATTTCCTATGGGAAGGGGGATGTATCGTGTTGTCCATATTCCTGAGGACGAAGCCGTGCTTCTCAACTCTAGGGAAAAAGCACCTTACCTAATATGTGTTGAAGTACTGAAAAGTGAAGTTCCAAA CAACATGAAGGATCCATCCAGTGCTCAGAAGTTATCTAGAGGAGGAATTCCTTTAGCAAATGGAGATGCATTGTTACCGAAGCCACCTCCCTGGGCATATCCCTTGTGGACAACTCAGGAGGCCTACCGGAATAGTACTGATCGAATGTCCAGTTCTACTGCTCAAGCAATTGATCAGGCAATGTCACATAAGTCAGATGCAAAAGTGAAATTTGTAAGTTTGAAACTTTCTGTGGAGAAGCAACTGCAGAATGAGTCAAAGAACACTGAAATAACTGATTCAGACCCCGGTGAAATTGTATCAAGTCAACATGGTACAACAGATGTTGTTCATGGTTCAGGAGCAGCTCGAGGCAGTGACTTGGAGTGGGTGAGAGTTGTGCTCACAGCTGATCCTGGAATTAGAATGCAAGACATTGAGGTTCAGGGAGCACCACGTCGGAGGGAACACCGCCGGGTCCCAAGTACAGTAGCAATAGAAGAAGTAAAG GCTGCTGCAGCAAAAGGCGAGGCACCTCCTGGACTTCCTCTAAAAGGGGCTGGTCAAGATTCATCAGATGCACAGCCAAGG GCAAATGGTAGCACACCCAAGGCCAGTGATGCCTTATCTGGAGAACTTTGGTCAgttaagaaagaaaggataCGTAAAGCTTCAGAATTTGGAAAGTTATCTGGTTGGGACTTGCGTTCT GTCATTGTGAAGAGTGGAGATGATTGCAGACAGGAGCATCTAGCTGTGCAACTTATTTCACACTTCTATG ATATATTTCAAGAAGCTGGTCTTCCTCTCTGGTTACGACCCTATGAAGTACTAGTTACTTCTTCTTACACTGCTCTTATTGAGACAATTCCAGATACG GCTTCACTTCATTCTATCAAAAGTAGATATCCTGGCATCACTAGTTTGCGTGAGTTCTTTGTTGctaaatatgaagaaaactCCCCAAGTTTTAAACTTGCCCAG AGAAATTTCGTGGAAAGTATGGCTGGCTATTCCCTCGTCTGCTACCTTCTGCAg GTGAAAGATCGGCACAATGGAAATCTGCTATTGGATGAGGAGGGTCATATAATACATATTGACTTTGGCTTCATGCTCTCTAACTCACCTGGCGGGGTAAATTTTGAGAGTGCTCCTTTTAAATTAACCCGAGAGCTCCTGGAG GTCATGGATTCTGATGCTGAAGGAGTTCCAAGCGAGttttttgattattttaaa GTTTTATGCATTCAAGGATTTCTCACCTGCCGTAAACATGCAGAACGTGTTATTCTTCTCGTTGAGATGTTGCAG GACTCTGGATTTCCCTGCTTCAAAGGTGGCCCACGAACAATTCAAAATCTTAGAAAACGATTTCACCTCAGTTTGACTGAAGAG CAATGTGTGTCCTTAGTGCTGTCACTAATCAGTAGCAGCTTAGATGCGTGGCGTACCCGGCAGTACGATTATTATCAGAGAGTTTTGAATGGAATATTATGA
- the LOC101202945 gene encoding O-fucosyltransferase 38, whose protein sequence is MVNRSFVQHRIPPTSRFIIRKSSSPFAVTLFLILIFASSIFVFLFCTRNILDDEQKPLFSKPEKFQSKSELKSVDHLWNAPSSYGFHPCVKPTSRYEAAQTSDHYITVRSNGGLNQMRAGISDMVAVARILNGTLVIPQLDKRSFWHDTSTFSDIFNEHHFIKTLQSDVKIVKELPKELESIPHARKHFTSWAGFGYYEEIARLWRDYQVIHVAKSDSRLANNDLPLDIQRLRCRAMYEALHFAPPIENFGKKLVERLRLRGERYIALHLRYEKDMLSFTGCTYGLTHLEAEELKIMREKTPHWKVKIINSTEHRIEGLCPLTPKEVGIFLQALGYLPSTLIYIAAGEIYGGDTRLSELSSRFPNIVTKETLATEEELKPFINHASQSAALDYIISIESDVFIPTYSGNMARAVEGHRRYLGHRKTITPERKGLVELFDKLERGQLTEGSSLSDHVQKMHKNRQGGPRRRRGPQAGIKGRARFRTEESFYENSYPECICKSKQQL, encoded by the exons ATGGTGAACCGAAGCTTTGTTCAACACAGGATCCCACCAACTTCCAGATTTATCATACGAAAATCATCCTCCCCTTTTGCTGTTACccttttcttgattttaatttttgcatCTTCCATATTCGTTTTCTTGTTCTGCACCAGAAACATACTGGATGATGAACAGAAACCGTTGTTTTCAAAGCCAGAGAAATTTCAATCTAAATCTGAGCTG AAATCTGTTGATCACCTGTGGAATGCTCCATCGAGCTATGGCTTCCATCCCTGTGTCAAGCCTACATCAAGATATGAAG CTGCCCAAACTTCAGATCATTACATCACAGTGAGAAGTAATGGAGGACTAAATCAAATGCGAGCAGGT atttcTGACATGGTGGCTGTGGCACGAATCTTAAATGGGACTCTAGTTATTCCTCAATTGGATAAACGTTCGTTTTGGCATGATACAAG TACATTTTCAGATATTTTCAACGAACATCACTTTATCAAAACCTTACAAAGTGATGTTAAGATAGTGAAGGAGCTCCCCAAGGAATTGGAGTCTATTCCCCATGCTCGTAAGCATTTCACTTCATGGGCTGGCTTTGGTTACTATGAAGAGATTGCACGGTTATGGAGAGATTATCAG GTCATTCATGTTGCAAAATCTGATTCTCGATTGGCAAATAACGACCTGCCCCTAGATATTCAAAGGCTCAGATGTCGTGCAATGTATGAAGCCCTTCATTTTGCTCCACCAATTGAGAACTTTGGAAAG AAGCTGGTCGAGCGGCTTAGGTTGCGTGGAGAAAGATATATTGCCCTTCACTTGAGATATGAGAAAGACATGCTTTCCTTCACTGGTTGTACTTATGGTTTGACTCATCTTGAAGCTGAAGAGCTAAAAATAATGAG GGAAAAAACTCCTCATTGGAAggtaaaaattataaactcaaCAGAGCACAGAATAGAAGGCCTTTGTCCGCTTACTCCCAAGGAAGTGGGAATATTCCTGCAGGCTCTTGGTTATCTTCCATCAACATTAATCTACATTGCAGCTGGGGAAATCTATGGTGGTGATACTCGACTTTCTGAGCTTTCTTCTCGGTTTCCAAATATTGTTACCAAA GAAACACTTGCAACAGAGGAAGAATTGAAGCCATTCATCAATCATGCTTCTCAGAGTGCAGCACTTgattatataatttcaattgaGAGTGACGTTTTCATTCCAACTTACTCCGGGAACATGGCAAGAGCTGTAGAGGGCCACCGGAGATATCTAGGGCATCGCAAAACCATCACTCCAGAGAG AAAAGGGCTTGTTGAACTTTTTGATAAGCTGGAAAGGGGACAGCTAACAGAAGGTTCCTCACTATCAGATCATGTGCAGAAGATGCATAAGAACAG ACAGGGGGGTCCAAGGAGACGAAGAGGTCCACAGGCTGGAATAAAGGGTCGAGCGCGATTCAGAACCGAAGAATCATTCTACGAAAACTCATATCCAGAGTGTATATGTAAATCTAAACAACAGCTCTGA
- the LOC101203420 gene encoding NAC domain-containing protein 82 has protein sequence MWKRSPPPGFRFHPTHVELVMFYLKKKVMQRKLPTGVICELDIYKYAPWDLPAKSCLKGGDLKYYFFCPRERKYASGARMNRATEFGYWKSTGRDRTVHYENKEVGQIKTLTFFRGKAPKGAQTDWVMHEYRLDDKNLSLEDAAQDAYVLCVIFQKDGPGPRNGAQYGAPFKEEDWEEDGLEEVDSLEVDLSSGLSVLPNKEPLNSFAPDSSLTQTNVFGCSPASCISENVAATSKEIPPIASGNIAPVEIPGNCNIPDDIFTIADIFPEHGNVNLVDANAFQASAGAPIHTDQVDTIFEDLEDLEINLEDLGDSLNGDENAYDTGHEVIYNSERTFSFNNKTMLCLDHREYLEMNDLNVPLSSTNQDRQMVNAAYSGSSLIEQPCFPYSSFGAAANQNVPSCQYPSLYHSNNQMCHPADLDTLMHTSDSIQSALVQENFHSNANGGCNGSKAPWLDHDANIP, from the exons ATGTGGAAAAGATCACCACCTCCCGGGTTTCGGTTTCATCCAACTCATGTTGAGTTGGTAATGTTCTATCTGAAGAAGAAAGTTATGCAGAGAAAGCTTCCTACGGGAGTCATTTGTGAGTTGGACATATACAAATATGCGCCTTGGGATCTTCCAG CTAAATCGTGTTTGAAAGGCGGAGATCTGAAATACTACTTCTTCTGTCCGAGAGAGAGAAAGTATGCAAGTGGGGCTCGAATGAATCGTGCCACAGAATTTGGGTATTGGAAAAGTACTGGAAGGGATAGGACTGTACACTACGAGAATAAGGAGGTTGGACAGATTAAgactttgacattttttagAGGTAAAGCACCAAAAGGGGCTCAAACTGATTGGGTCATGCACGAGTACAGGCTTGATGATAAGAATCTGTCTTTAGAAGATGCTGCTCAG GATGCATATGTTCTCTGTGTTATATTCCAAAAAGATGGTCCAGGCCCAAGGAATGGCGCCCAATATGGAGCACCATTTAAAGAGGAGGACTGGGAGGAGGATGGTTTAGAGGAAGTTGATTCTTTAGAAGTTGATCTTTCCTCTGGCTTGTCGGTGCTTCCTAATAAAGAGCCACTGAATTCATTTGCCCCAGACAGCTCTCTGACACAGACTAACGTTTTTGGCTGTTCACCAGCATCGTGTATCTCTGAAAATGTGGCGGCTACTTCAAAGGAGATTCCCCCGATTGCATCTGGGAATATTGCTCCGGTAGAGATACCTGGGAACTGCAATATTCCCGACGATATATTTACTATTGCAGATATTTTTCCTGAACATGGAAACGTGAATTTGGTGGATGCCAATGCATTTCAG GCTTCTGCTGGCGCTCCAATACATACAGATCAAGTTGATACAATATTTGAAGATTTAGAAGATCTAGAAATCAATTTAGAAGATCTAGGTGATTCATTGAACGGAGATGAGAATGCTTATGACACTGGCCATGAAGTGATATATAACTCAGAACgaacattttcatttaacaacaaaacaatGCTTTGTTTGGACCACAGAGAATACTTGGAGATGAATGACCTCAACGTTCCGTTGAGCTCTACTAACCAAGACAGGCAAATGGTTAATGCTGCATACAGCGGTTCTAGCCTCATTGAACAGCCATGTTTCCCATATAGTTCTTTTGGGGCTGCTGCCAATCAGAATGTTCCTTCATGTCAGTATCCTTCTCTGTACCATTCCAATAATCAAATGTGTCATCCCGCTGATCTTGATACCCTGATGCACACGTCTGATTCCATCCAGTCTGCCTTGGTGCAG GAAAATTTTCACTCCAATGCAAATGGGGGATGCAATGGCTCTAAAGCTCCCTGGTTGGATCATGATGCAAACATTCCATAA